The Rhododendron vialii isolate Sample 1 chromosome 8a, ASM3025357v1 genome has a window encoding:
- the LOC131298104 gene encoding probable nucleoside diphosphate kinase 5, which yields MALQLLAPISAKHILVVFLLFCGGISFPLRCSGDGSKEKEKTLAIIKPDGLAGNHTNKIKEIILDSGFGISKEMVVQLDEDSVKRFYVEHSSKSFFPSLLKYMTSGPVLIMVLEKENAVADWRAMIGPTDARKAKITHPYSIRAMCGLDLQRNCVHGSDSPDSAARETSFFFKESSSVVSKHDEL from the exons ATGGCTCTTCAATTACTAGCACCGATCTCCGCGAAACATATACTAGTTGTCTTTCTTCTGTTCTGTGGTGGTATCTCTTTCCCTCTCAG ATGTTCAGGTGATGGGAgtaaagaaaaggagaaaacatTGGCGATAATAAAACCAGATGGTTTGGCTGGTAACCATACCAATAAGATAAAGGAAATTATTCTGGACTCTGGCTTCGGCATCTCCAAGGAAATGGTAGTTCAGCTTGACGAGGATTCGGTTAAACGCTTTTACGTTGAGCACTCATCAAAGAGCTTTTTTCCAAGCCTTCTTAAATACATGACAAG TGGCCCAGTGTTGATTATGGTTCTAGAGAAAGAAAATGCTGTTGCTGATTGGCGTGCTATGATTGGACCAACTGATGCACGCAAGGCTAAGATTACCCATCCTTACAG CATCAGAGCCATGTGTGGGCTGGATTTGCAACGAAATTGTGTTCATGGTTCAGACTCACCCGACTCTGCTGCTAGGGAGacatcttttttctttaaaGAATCATCTTCAG TTGTTTCAAAGCATGATGAATTATAA